aaacagccagccaggcagctctggggaggcagcccCATAGGCTCTTCCTTAGGCCTCTAGCTGGGTGCTGCCCGCCACTTCTTCGCCACTTCGCCAGAGGGAAGAGAGCTTTGGAGCTCTTTGGAGAGCTTGACAGGTGCGTGCCAAGCTGAggttaatttcattcttttaggAGTGTGCTTTTTTTAAGAGTGGGAAACTGGGTTGGGCAGTGGGcacttactgaaaaaaaaaaaaaaaaaaggttcgaTAATGTTCTTGGGAGGGAAACCCAGTTAGTGATAGGACTGGCTGCTCTGAAGTAGGGAGGAGGGTCATGGGAAGTGGGGGCAGCGGGGAGCTTTCTGCTTTGGGCCTGCAGTGGCTGGTCCAAAGAGGTCTTTAGTGCTACTGATGTCATGTAATGTAGGGTGTCTTTGGACACTGCGTGGCTTGAGTCTCAAAGTTGTGGAAGATGAGCAGGTACCCTGAAGAGTCACCTACTTGGCAAAGTCATTAGTCCCAGGGTCCTGTCAGCTCTGACTTACAGCAAAGGCTCCTTCTAAAGAAGAGCTGAAGGGTGACAAAGCCCAAGGAGGAGTCCAGGTTTGCCTGGGGGTACAGAaacatgttgttgtttttttttgttttgttttgtttttaagagactatctttttaaaatgttcgtTCCTAGAAAAGCCCACAAATGCACTTTGGTTGGATTTTGCTCTGGGCTTTGCAGGAAGGAAGCGTCCAGAACATTCCTAAGTGACAGGCTACCTCAGAAGAGGGTCCTTATCCAGTGAGAGCCTGAGGCCAGATGTATAAGACTGCTCCCATACCTCTCCACTCACTCCCCAAAGCTTTAACAGCAAGCAGTGCCACACCAGGGCAGGtcaaaagggaagggagggtctGTAGATTTCACTTTCTCAGTGTCCCCTGAGACCTCCCTGTCTTAGTCTTCCTCAAGCCTTTTTTTGAGGACCTCCTCACTCCTTAGTCTCCACAGCATCTCCCAGCTGACAGTCCTCACAGCTCCATCAACCCCCTTCTCTCTGGCAGCAGTGTGCTGCCTTCTGCTGAGCACTTGCTCCGTATGAGAGCTCTGGTTGAAAAGTGTGCAGTGTGGTTTTTGAAGCTGGGCCTTGAGAGACAGCCACTCACTCCCAGATCCCACCCTCACTCTTTAGTGGGTGTGTTGCGTTGGGACACTCACCTctgtgcctcagctttctgattACTTGTATCCAGATAAGCCTCCGTGCTATAGGGTGCTGATCAGGAGTCAAATcttggggccggagagatggctcagtcagtgaagcaCATGGCATGCAAGGAAGAGAACTGGAGTTTGACTTCTACCATCCATGTAAGAGCTAGGCATGATGGTCGAGACTGGAGGGCTTGCTGGCTGGCCTATCAATCTAGTCCAATCAGTGATAtctttctatacacacacacacacacacacacacacacacacacacacacacacagacccacacagacagatgtgcacacacaaacatacacacctatatatgtataaaattcacATAtgtcaaagacttttttttttttttaacagtgtctGGCACAAGTATCCAACAGGTGTTGGCAATTAATTCAGTTTTCTCTTTGAAGCCTGGTAACAAGCTCCCCAGAGGTAGGAGGTATGCCTGCACCTACTTGCAGATGAGAAACAGGCTCAGAGGGAAAGCAGGCCCATCTACAGTTTGCAGCTCAGCTGAGCTGCTACCGAGCACAGAAGCAGCAATGGCAGATAACCTTAGCGTCTAAGTGGTAGTCAGGTTTGAGATTCATGGGGCGAGTTCCCGAATCCATTCTTATAATCACCCTACTAAATTGTCCTTCTGTACCAGCTAAGGAAAGAACTCACACTCCATTCATTTTAAATGGCACCCATTCAGGAGTTGTAGGAGGGCTCTGAAAGCACAGGTGACCTTCAACTAGCCCCTCGGAGGCATCGTTAATCCCTTAGGGCAGGTTCTAAAATGTGAAAGTATCTCGTTTATAAATATCTGCCTTGACCCTCACCATAGCCCTTGGTAGCAGAACTTATTTTACAGGTAAAAAGCCGAGGCTATGGACTGTGTCCCTATGAAGTCACAGGAGAGTCACCCCTCCATGTCCTTGGGTTATGTACCCCCAGACAACCTCAGCCAGAAATTACAAaactcaaaacagacaaaaatcccaCCCTACGTCTGCACTGAGCATACACAGGCCTTTCTTTCTGCAAAGGCTATTTACATAGCGTTTACCCTGGTAACTGCAGTAAGCCATCCAAGCATGTTGTAAAGTACACAGGGCCATCTGAGCTGTTTCTGGGCACGCATCTTGCTATCTTATGTAAGGGACTTGGGCACCCATGGATTTTGGAACCCATGAGGCATCCTGGAATCAATCACCCACGTATGAAGTGAGTCAGCTGTGTTGTAACCAAGGATGAATTCGGTACCTTTCCGTCGTCTTTCATTGGGCACCAGAATATTTAAACTTGGGTGGTGGCTGCTTGTACACGTTGGTTTTAGAAACTAGAAggcaggctgggaagatggcccagtAGGTAAAGCAAAGGTGAGGAATTGgggtccccagaagccatgtaaagaGCTGGATGGTACCTGGAGGAGGAGCTAGGAAATCCCCATCTGGCTAGCCGGATTAGCCAGAAGGGCAGCAGCTAGCcacaggctcagtgagagactctgtctcaatatatAAGGCAGAGAGCAATTGAGGGAGAGGACTGACACCATCCttgcccttacacacacacacacacacacacacacacacacacacacacacgaatctgATGCGCACTCAATAATAAGCCAGTCTTCTGGACTCTTCCAGCACCATACCTGAGCTTCCAAAAGTCTGCCCAGACATTTCCACCACTGAGCACACCACTTCCTCTTGGGCCTGGTACCCACACCCGCCTACACGTTCTTCTCTTTGGGGTACCTCAGCCTTTGTTAACTGCTTgtctattcctccctcctgccactGCTACCACACCCACAACCTTCTCTGTTCGCCAACTCCTTTTAGTAGgagctttcatggtttctgccttGGCTCCCTGCAATGGCCCCCTCACTAGTCCTaaggctgtctctttgtctctgtccctaGACTGTACCCTTCATCTTTCCCCACTTTCTGCTGTCTCCAAAGCCTAGCCTTCATCTCATTATTATAAGATTCTCTCATCATTACTATGAGATtctccctaacacacacacacacacacacacacacacacacacacacacacacacacccctatataCACATGGCCCCTAACAATACTTCCAGCTCCTCTCTATCAAGACAGAACTAGAGAATACCCTGACTTTGTGTGACTCAGATCTCTGCACATTTCTGAATATAGTTTTTTGGCATTTCTATAAACACAGCCCAACTCTGTACCAGGTACCTAGCCGAccctggacacacacacgcacacactccaaactaacaacaacaacaacaacaacaacgagacAGTCCAGTCAATCCCTTGGGGACTGTGGGTTTGGGATATGAGACTGAGGCCCCTGAGattggacttttttcttttttttccttttggtttttcgagacagggcttactcaatgttatcttggctgtcctggactcgatttgtagaccaggctggactcgaactcacagcaatccgcccgcctctactcccaagtgctgggattaaaggtgtgcgccaccacgcccagctcgagaTTAGGCATTTCAAATAGCTAAAACTTGCTTTCCTCCCATTGATATGTGGACATTCCGCAGGTGCAGGACCCCAGCCATGCTGGCCTTCTTGTTCTGGAGCTTGCTTTTGGCATCCCGTGGCTCTGTCACCTGGACCATGCTGGACCCCGGGGAGTCCAGCGTCAATTTAGCAGAGACCAGGCCTGACCTGGTTGAGATGATAAACCAAACTCATGCCAAAGTGCTGGAGATTTGGTTGGAGTTGGGACGGCAGCGGGAAGTGAACGTCACGGAGTCGCACGCGGTCTGCAGGGTGCAGCCTTCAGCTACACTAGCAACTGATCAGCCGCGGGTCACCGGTCTGGTCCTTTTCCGGCAGCTGGCGCCCGGCGCCAAGCTTGAGGCCTTCTTCGATCTGGAGGGCTTCCCTGCCGAGCCGAACGCCTCCAGCCGCGCCATCCACGTGCATCAGTTCGGGGACCTGAGCCAGGGCTGCGAGTCCACTGGACCGCACTACAACCCTCTGGCAGTGCCGCACCCTCAGCACCCGGGAGACTTCGGCAACTTCGTGATCCGCGACGGTCGCCTCTGGAAGCACCGCAACGGCTTGATGGCGTCGCTGACCGGCCCGCACTCGATCGTGGGTCGCTCTGTGGTGGTCCACGCTGGTGAGGACGACCTGGGCCGCGGCGGCAACCAGGCTAGCTTACAGAACGGCAATGCGGGTCGCCGGCTCGCCTGTTGCGTGGTGGGCGCCAGCGACTCCTTGGCCTGGGAGCGCCAGACAAAGGAGCACGCTGAGCGCAAGAAGCGGCGGCGGGAGAGCGAGTGCAAGACCACTTAAGCGTTACTCCCAGCCTCAGAGCCCAGCCGCTTCGCGCCTGTCTCCACGCTCCCGAGACTCCTCCACTCACTCCAGAGGCCTCCACACGTCCTAGACAGACGCCTTCCAGACATCTCAGTCGCCTCTGCGCGCCCCCACAGGCTTCCACGCACCCCAGACACCTCTATGTGGTCCCAGATGGCATTAGGAACCTCCCCAGCCACCTCCACGCTCCCTATACGTTCCTATGTGCCACAGACACCGTTCGGACACCTTGAATAACCCAGGAATCCTTTCTTGCCCTAGAACTCCCTCGTGTCCCAGACACACCTGGAGGGCCCCTCTGTGTCCTAAGACAATCTCACAAGCCCCTAGGATCCTCTTGGAAACAGTCTTTGAGTCTGTTTGCTCGTAGAGAGCCtcggttcccccacccccaccccgcaagcCCCCAGATCGCACAGCGCTCCTTCCCAGTCAGCATCTTTGAGTATGTTCCCCTGGGTTGTACTGAAATAACCCCACCCCGcttccctcctgcccccttcctTCCTATCCCTCAGCATCTGAGACTCCTCTCTTCCCTAGGgaccccttttttctttttctttttgttcctgcTAGGTGCTCCGAGACCGCCCTACCATACACACCTAGGGCTCCATGTCCCGGATCACCTCCTGCGGTGCCCCTGGTTCTTTTCAGCTGTTTCCCATATGGTGGCCGCACCCTGTGGAGAGCAGCTCCTATGAGGGTATCTGGCAACCTTAGGGTTGCACATTAAAAGCATAGCAATTCAGCTCCGCATTGCCCTTGTGTACTTTTTTGAGACTTCTCTGCTCggtttccctgcccccaccccccaccgcccaATCAAATATGCCTGAGTCTTTAAAGGCCTTCTGTCTCCACAGTCCTGTGGAGAAGACTTTACCTTCAATTGCTATGCCTTTTGGAGGACTGAAGATTTAACAGCCATTCAAGGACatttaaatgtgcatgtgtgtggcttcTTTACAAAAAGACATTGACTGACACAGCCCAGAGCCAAAGAATAGGGaggcaggggagaaaaaaaaacaaaaaacaaaaacaaaaacaaaaatccatttgCTGTGAAGTGAGTCCCAGGCTGGAGTCCCTAGCCTGGTGAGAACAAGGTAAGTGTGGAAGTACCCAGGTGTGCAGCTCCCCACATCTCAGAGGACTGCCTGTGCGTATGTCTTAAACCCTTACACAGCTGATCTGAGTACCTGTGATTATACCCACCTCCCAGTGCAGGCTTCCCAACGTGGTCCTGCAAGGCAGCCTCTACTCCCAGATCTCAGCTGTCAGACCAGTTGAACCACACCCCAAACCCTGCACGGATGCTGAGTCGACCCTGTCTCCATAGTTAGGAGTTGTGCAAATGAAACGTCAGTGATGTGGGGACTCAAGATGGAAAGGAGCAAAGTCCATCTCCAGCTAAATCCTCTCACTCCCTGCTATGTGATGGCCAACTCAGAATCACGGGGAAGCTAGCCTTGGGACCAGCAGGTGTTTCTCATGGCTCGCCTTCAGTTCTTTTTGGGCCCCTGAAGACCCTAGCAGACCCAGCCCATATTTATTCTGTCCATTCATGGAGTTAGCAACTAACAAGTGGGCAAATTGCAGGTCACTAAGAGCCAAGGGATGGCTAGTGTATGCCCGTTGACAGCTTGGGCTCTCAGGAAGACCTGATTGGACCCCAGCTCTGCCGCAGGCTTCCAAGCTGTATGACCTGAATAAATCACAAAACCAATGTAAAATATAGTCATCACAGGGTGACTGTATTTGAGGCCTAACTGGGTGTTATTCATGAGAGGGGCTTAGCAGAACATGGATATTTAATATAGATCCAACTAGTCTAGGAACAGCTGCAGCTAAAGTTAAACAAAAGAGATTTCCCTGACAATGGATCCAGGCACCTTGTAAGGTAGTTAAGTGTtgcctagcatggtggcacactcctgtaatcccagcacttggggaggcagaggcaggcagatgtctgtgagtttgaggccacccacagagtgagtccaagacagccgaggctacatagaggaaccttgtctcaaaacaaaaacaaaaccccaagccaaaccaaaaccattccccaaccccaccccaccccacccccaaaaaaacaagattgccacagagagacagggtttctctgtgtagccctggctgtcctggaacttgctctgtagaccaggctggcatcaaactcatagatccacctgcctctgccttttgagtgctgggattaaaagcatgtgccaccatcacctggcttgcCACCTGAGGTTTCAAAGAAGCATTTCTACAGCCAACCAACCAGAGGCCATAGAAGACGGCTTTGCCTTTTCAGCTTTGGAGAGGGGGACgattggagaagaagaaaagtttgGGAGCTATAAGGCGGACATCTGGTTCTCGGCACAAAACCTCGTGTGCCACCAAGACCGCCCACTGGACTCTGCTTGATCCTTGGCTTCTA
This DNA window, taken from Acomys russatus chromosome 22, mAcoRus1.1, whole genome shotgun sequence, encodes the following:
- the Sod3 gene encoding extracellular superoxide dismutase [Cu-Zn], yielding MLAFLFWSLLLASRGSVTWTMLDPGESSVNLAETRPDLVEMINQTHAKVLEIWLELGRQREVNVTESHAVCRVQPSATLATDQPRVTGLVLFRQLAPGAKLEAFFDLEGFPAEPNASSRAIHVHQFGDLSQGCESTGPHYNPLAVPHPQHPGDFGNFVIRDGRLWKHRNGLMASLTGPHSIVGRSVVVHAGEDDLGRGGNQASLQNGNAGRRLACCVVGASDSLAWERQTKEHAERKKRRRESECKTT